In Kiloniellales bacterium, one DNA window encodes the following:
- a CDS encoding tellurite resistance TerB family protein: MATNATVARSVLTPAISTMIADGDISGFESTQIANLCAFSPIYGDISRSDLDGIIEEVLEEIVNQGHPETIRRAGATLSPALRETALCFAMRIAMADGSINDSEREALVQTAEQLSIDPAIFDQILDVVTMMQRPAAAA; the protein is encoded by the coding sequence ATGGCAACCAATGCGACCGTCGCGCGCTCGGTATTGACGCCGGCGATATCCACCATGATCGCGGACGGCGACATCAGCGGTTTCGAGTCCACCCAGATCGCCAATCTCTGTGCCTTCAGTCCGATCTACGGCGATATCAGCCGGAGCGACCTCGACGGCATCATCGAGGAGGTCCTGGAAGAGATCGTCAACCAGGGCCATCCGGAGACGATCAGGCGCGCGGGCGCCACGCTCTCGCCGGCGCTGCGCGAGACCGCGCTCTGCTTCGCCATGCGGATCGCCATGGCTGACGGCAGCATCAACGACAGCGAGCGGGAGGCCTTGGTCCAGACCGCCGAGCAGCTGTCGATCGACCCCGCAATCTTCGATCAGATCCTCGACGTCGTGACCATGATGCAGCGTCCCGCGGCCGCCGCCTGA